The following are encoded in a window of Cygnus atratus isolate AKBS03 ecotype Queensland, Australia chromosome 8, CAtr_DNAZoo_HiC_assembly, whole genome shotgun sequence genomic DNA:
- the CC2D1B gene encoding coiled-coil and C2 domain-containing protein 1B, whose amino-acid sequence MLGRRHKKSPQAKGQGAAVAKQLGLFVDFNPEEMLLGAEDGEDDGDLEAELAAITGARVKEGKAKPKGKTPLPMDHIEKLAADCMKDLNEDGEETEDEDLEKDTDLLAELQEVLGEEGETGSCGDETTAMEQSPTESENEEPELQPQTTSLPAVTSELQQTIEKRIANYRTAISNAKELGESVKLRRYERGLKTLETMLAAVKRGKKINEEEMPPPVATGKSSSHISQATGTEQEISEDSVSVPPESRDASAADDEQKTSREAEQHLELESLQGRAVSSPTVETDLQNSNTRAILLMRQKEYKIAALKAKQQGNLEKAKEYMKTGKKFDVVLEALDSGQPIDLQNMPPSPQDLESLGNVQSTSTQKVPAPVGSSQGLTSPETRNQEASASLQQPKTMLEALQQRLEKYKSAAAQAKASGDDRKARMHERIAKQYQDAIRAHKAGRKVNFSELPVPPGFPPLPGVAATDGGSTIAAVLENASQLASMEENDEEEENEPLTQAPVAKKPAQLPGKPTQVVKPITVPSAVAEEESSPEHAKQATSPSTLDKAESVDHLPPAARQQLEFLENRKKQYMKAAVKAKKENNLEQAKMYLRTAKSFDPKIEEAKCGKPVDISKLPSPPTDDEGDFIFIHHEDLRVSQKAEEVYAQLIKLLKDQHERCLQYSKQFMHLGNVAETTRFEKLAQGCKKDLDILQLAQAQGMDPPSHHFEERTFKMIRIFSELNSTEMHLLIVRGINLPAPPGVAPKDLDAFVKFEFHYPSTEQPQKSKTPVINNNNSPEYNQLFKLNINRNHRGFRRAIRSKGIKFEVFHKGSFFRSDKQVGTAHLKLDKLESECEVREIIEIFDGRKPTGGKLEVKVRLREPLSGQDLQTITENWLVLEH is encoded by the exons ctcctctgcccatgGATCATATTGAAAAGCTGGCTGCAGACTGTATGAAGGATCTGAATGAAGATGGGGAGGAAACAGAGGATGAAGACTTGGAGAAAGATACAGACCTGTTG GCAGAATTGCAAGAAGTTCTGGGTGAGGAGGGCGAGACAGGAAGCTGTGGGGATGAAACAACAGCAATGGAACAGTCCCCAACTGAATCGGAAAATGAGGAACCTGAACTGCAACCACAG acCACCTCACTTCCTGCTGTTACCAGCGAGCTGCAACAGACAATAGAGAAGAGAATTGCTAACTACAGGACGGCAATTTCAAACGCAAAGGAGTTGGGTGAGAGTGTCAAACTACGCCGATACGAAAGAGGCCTTAAG ACACTGGAAACCATGCTGGCTGCAGTGAAGAGAGgcaaaaaaatcaatgaagagGAAATGCCACCTCCTGTTGCAACAGGAAAGAGCTCTTCTCACATATCTCAAGCCACAGGAACAGAGCAGGAGATTTCAGAAGATTCAGTCAGTGTCCCACCAGAGAGTAGAGATGCATCTGCTGCAGATGATGAGCAGAAGACCTCTCGTGAGGCAGAGCAGCATCTGGAATTGGAGTCTCTACAGGGTCGTGCTGTTTCTAGTCCTACCGTGGAAACAG ATCTCCAGAACAGCAACACACGAGCAATATTACTAATGAGGCAGAAGGAGTATAAAATAGCAGCTCTGAAAGCCAAACAGCAAGGGAACCTGGAGAAGGCAAAGGAATACATGAAGACAGGCAAG AAATTTGATGTGGTCTTGGAAGCTTTGGACAGTGGGCAGCCAATAGACCTCCAGAATATGCCTCCATCTCCTCAGG ATCTTGAAAGCTTAGGAAATGTACAAAGTACATCCACGCAAAAGGTACCGGCTCCAGTGGGAAGTTCCCAAGGTCTTACATCACCTGAAACTCGGAACCAAGAAGCTTCAG CTTCCCTGCAGCAACCAAAAACAATGCTGGAAGCATTGCAGCAAAGGCTTGAGAAGTACaagtcagcagcagcacaagctaAAGCGAGTGGGGATGACCGGAAAGCCAGAATGCACGAGAGGATAGCCAAG CAATACCAAGATGCTATAAGAGCCCATAAAGCGGGGAGAAAAGTGAATTTTTCCGAGCTACCTGTTCCTCCTG gATTTCCCCCTCTTCCTGGTGTTGCAGCAACGGATGGCGGCAGCACAATAGCTGCTGTTCTGGAAAACGCCAGTCAGCTGGCaagcatggaagaaaatgatgaagaagAGGAG AATGAACCTCTGACACAGGCCCCAGTTGCCAAGAagcctgctcagctgcctggaAAGCCGACTCAAGTTGTTAAGCCAATTACAGTGCCATCTGCTGTAGCTGAGGAGGAAAGCTCTCCTGAGCATGCGAAACAAGCTACATCGCCCTCCACCCTGGACAAGGCAGAGTCAGTGGATCATCTCCCTCCAGCTG ctaggCAACAGCTGGAAtttctggagaacagaaagaagcagtACATGAAGGCAGCCGtcaaagcaaagaaggaaaataacctTGAACAGGCTAAAATGTATCTCAGAACAGCTAAGAGCTTTGACCCAAAGATTGAGGAAGCAAAATGTGGCAAACCTGTTGATATTTCCAAG CTGCCATCACCCCCCACAGATGATGAGGGTGATTTTATCTTCATACACCATGAAGATCTCAGAGTGTCCCAGAAAGCGGAGGAAGTATACGCACAGCTCATAAAACTGCTGAAGGACCAACATGAG AGATGTTTGCAGTATTCCAAGCAGTTCATGCATCTGGGAAATGTAGCTGAAACGACTCG GTTTGAGAAACTGGCGCAAGGTTGTAAAAAGGACTTGGACATCCTACAGCTTGCGCAAGCACAAGGAATGGATCCTCCAAGCCATCACTTTGAGGAGAGAACCTTTAAAATGATACG gATATTTTCTGAGCTCAACAGCACGGAAATGCACCTTCTTATTGTCAGGGGGATAAACCTACCAGCTCCGCCAG GTGTGGCACCAAAAGACTTAGATGCGTTTGTGAAGTTTGAATTTCATTACCCAAGCACG GAGCAACCTCAAAAGAGCAAAACACCTGTAATTAACAATAACAATTCTCCAG AATACAACCAGTTGTTCAAGCTAAACATCAACCGAAATCACAGAGGTTTCCGACGAGCAATTCGATCCAAAGGAATTAAATTTGAAGTATTTCATAAAGG GTCCTTTTTCAGAAGTGACAAGCAGGTGGGGACAGCACACTTGAAACTGGACAAGCTGGAATCAGAATGTGAAGTTAGAGAGATCATCGAG atttttgatGGCAGAAAACCCACTGGAGGGAAACTGGAGGTAAAAGTGAGACTCAGGGAGCCCCTCAGTGGTCAGGATCTTCAAACAATTACAGAAAACTGGCTGGTCCTTGAACACTAG